A stretch of Exiguobacterium sp. BMC-KP DNA encodes these proteins:
- the pstA gene encoding phosphate ABC transporter permease PstA, which translates to MALPEKQPVSKKFIDPVAVKKSISQRLVVNNVTKVIFLAGLFFGLVVLGILLFGVIRDGASWLSLEFLQNAPSRRAERAGIYPALMGSIFLMLLIIPMIFIIGVGAAIYLEEYAKKSRMTSFIEVNISNLAGVPSIVFGLLGLTFFVRNMGFGSTLIAGALTLALMSLPVVIVSSQEAIRAVPQAMRHASLALGASKWQTTFKVVLPASLPGVITGIILAVSRAIGETAPLIMVGAAIFIARAPESIFSEFTALPIQIYNWTSRPQADFQGLAAAGIIILMVILLTMNSIAIWIRNRFSKRY; encoded by the coding sequence ATGGCCTTACCAGAAAAACAACCTGTCTCGAAAAAATTCATCGATCCAGTCGCGGTCAAGAAATCAATTAGCCAGCGACTCGTCGTCAATAACGTCACAAAAGTCATTTTCCTTGCTGGACTGTTCTTCGGTCTCGTCGTCCTAGGTATTCTCCTGTTCGGTGTCATCCGTGACGGTGCTTCATGGTTATCACTTGAATTTCTTCAAAATGCACCATCTCGTCGTGCTGAACGTGCTGGGATTTATCCGGCATTGATGGGATCAATCTTCTTGATGCTCTTAATTATTCCGATGATTTTCATCATTGGTGTCGGAGCTGCGATTTATTTAGAAGAGTACGCGAAAAAGAGTCGAATGACTTCGTTTATTGAAGTCAACATCTCGAACCTTGCAGGTGTTCCATCGATCGTCTTCGGTTTACTTGGATTGACGTTCTTCGTTCGAAACATGGGCTTCGGTTCAACACTGATTGCTGGAGCATTGACGCTTGCGTTAATGAGTCTTCCGGTCGTCATCGTATCGTCACAAGAAGCGATTCGTGCTGTTCCACAAGCGATGCGTCATGCATCACTCGCACTCGGTGCATCGAAATGGCAAACGACGTTCAAAGTCGTCCTTCCGGCTTCGTTACCGGGTGTCATTACTGGGATTATCTTAGCTGTATCTCGAGCAATCGGTGAGACAGCACCACTTATCATGGTGGGAGCTGCGATCTTTATTGCTCGTGCGCCAGAAAGTATTTTCTCAGAGTTCACAGCACTGCCGATCCAAATCTATAACTGGACAAGTCGTCCGCAAGCAGATTTCCAAGGTCTTGCAGCGGCAGGAATCATCATCTTGATGGTCATCCTCTTGACGATGAACTCGATTGCAATCTGGATCCGGAACCGATTCTCAAAACGTTACTAA
- the pstB gene encoding phosphate ABC transporter ATP-binding protein PstB — protein sequence MNQPVAARESVYNVKDLNLWYGDDHALKDVNLDIKKNEVTAIIGPSGCGKSTFIKTLNRMVELVPIVRTNGAIEYHGRNIFDKEYGVEELRTSVGMVFQQPNPFPKSIYDNIAYGPRVHGVKNKKILDEIVERSLRRAAIWDEVKDRLNENAYGLSGGQQQRLCIARCLAIEPDVILMDEPTSALDPISTLKVEELVQELKSDYSIIIVTHNMQQAARVSDKTAFFLNGEVVEFDQTDRIFGNPSDKRTEDYISGRFG from the coding sequence ATGAACCAGCCAGTAGCAGCACGCGAAAGCGTCTATAACGTGAAAGACTTGAACTTATGGTACGGAGATGACCATGCGTTAAAAGATGTCAATCTAGATATCAAGAAAAATGAAGTCACGGCAATCATCGGACCTTCGGGTTGTGGTAAATCAACGTTCATCAAAACGTTGAATCGGATGGTTGAACTTGTTCCAATCGTACGGACGAATGGTGCGATCGAGTATCACGGCCGTAATATCTTTGATAAAGAGTACGGTGTCGAAGAATTACGAACGTCTGTCGGAATGGTCTTCCAGCAACCGAACCCGTTCCCAAAATCGATTTATGATAATATCGCCTATGGTCCTCGTGTCCATGGTGTCAAAAACAAAAAAATCCTCGACGAGATCGTTGAACGTAGTTTACGCCGTGCGGCAATCTGGGACGAGGTTAAAGATCGCTTGAACGAAAATGCCTATGGCCTTTCTGGTGGTCAGCAACAACGTCTTTGCATCGCCCGTTGTCTCGCAATCGAACCGGACGTCATCCTAATGGATGAACCGACATCGGCACTTGACCCAATTTCTACATTAAAAGTAGAAGAACTCGTTCAAGAGTTGAAATCAGATTACTCAATCATCATCGTGACGCACAACATGCAACAAGCTGCACGTGTGTCGGACAAAACGGCATTCTTCTTGAATGGTGAAGTTGTTGAGTTCGATCAAACAGATCGGATCTTTGGAAATCCGAGTGACAAACGGACAGAAGACTATATTTCAGGACGATTCGGATAA
- the phoU gene encoding phosphate signaling complex protein PhoU, translated as MAANRTIFGENLAILDQKVFLLARKTMQQIATTAEALEKYDQDIARGVIENDNELDDLELEINDDAILLIAKQQPVATDLRRIITAMKISSDLERIADYAGNISKAVLRVETFPYVIDISLLKEAFETLLDMTETAIVAYRDGDVEKAKALSDLDNVIDETTYKALRQYMRHMSLQPIVVDEVMQFTNICRYIERMGDHLTNVGEHLIYLEKGKHYDLNG; from the coding sequence ATGGCAGCGAACCGTACGATTTTTGGAGAAAACCTTGCAATACTTGATCAAAAAGTCTTTTTACTCGCACGTAAGACGATGCAACAAATCGCAACGACGGCAGAAGCTCTCGAAAAATACGATCAGGACATCGCGCGAGGTGTCATCGAGAACGATAATGAACTCGATGATCTTGAACTCGAAATCAATGATGATGCGATTCTCTTAATCGCGAAGCAACAACCGGTTGCAACGGATTTACGACGAATCATCACGGCGATGAAAATTTCGTCGGATCTTGAACGGATTGCTGACTATGCAGGTAATATCTCAAAAGCGGTTCTTCGCGTCGAGACATTCCCATACGTCATTGATATCTCCTTATTGAAGGAAGCGTTCGAGACATTACTAGACATGACGGAAACAGCAATCGTCGCCTATCGTGATGGAGACGTCGAAAAGGCAAAAGCGTTGTCTGATCTTGATAACGTCATCGATGAGACGACATATAAGGCGCTTCGTCAGTATATGCGTCATATGTCCCTGCAACCGATCGTCGTTGATGAGGTCATGCAATTTACGAATATTTGCCGCTATATCGAACGGATGGGTGACCACTTGACGAACGTCGGTGAGCATCTGATTTATCTCGAAAAAGGAAAACATTATGATTTAAACGGGTGA
- a CDS encoding DUF4912 domain-containing protein — MLEQIIKMKEQGLTTKQIAAQLDTTEGKIKYAWTKYRKSLTEQPSAEAPKVKSKTVKQTKKSTAPVLDVVPSVQVMPSLERDAFGMATHYEDDILHAIVQSPTALYVYWELSELSKQLLETHYHTSFDSFRKELRVIDVTLVDYEQGQANRTYQFELPEMTNAWFVRPVTPNTTYIIEWGIQTIDGDFVPVLRSKPVETPRDEAVTDGRFAEVVQHWQYGEVEQPEWVEVLRPYSYFDRVR; from the coding sequence ATGCTTGAGCAAATCATTAAAATGAAAGAACAAGGGCTGACAACAAAACAAATCGCAGCTCAATTAGATACGACTGAAGGAAAGATCAAATATGCTTGGACTAAATACCGTAAATCACTAACAGAACAACCTTCTGCAGAAGCACCAAAAGTAAAATCAAAAACGGTCAAGCAGACGAAAAAATCGACGGCACCAGTACTTGATGTCGTACCGTCTGTACAAGTGATGCCATCACTAGAGCGCGACGCATTTGGAATGGCGACGCACTATGAAGATGATATTCTTCATGCTATCGTTCAGTCACCGACAGCTTTATACGTCTACTGGGAATTGTCTGAACTGTCGAAACAGTTACTCGAGACGCATTACCATACATCGTTCGATTCGTTCCGAAAAGAGTTACGCGTCATTGATGTCACTCTCGTTGATTACGAACAAGGACAAGCGAACCGAACGTACCAGTTTGAACTACCGGAGATGACGAACGCTTGGTTCGTACGACCGGTAACCCCGAATACTACATACATCATTGAATGGGGCATTCAAACGATTGATGGGGACTTCGTTCCAGTATTGCGTTCGAAACCCGTTGAGACACCGCGCGACGAAGCAGTCACAGATGGACGTTTCGCTGAAGTCGTCCAACATTGGCAATATGGAGAGGTCGAACAACCGGAATGGGTCGAAGTATTACGTCCGTATTCCTATTTCGATCGCGTCCGGTAA
- a CDS encoding 1,4-alpha-glucan branching protein domain-containing protein, whose translation MRKGYFSLVLHAHLPYIRHEEAHRLEERWMYEAISETYIPLLWEVDRLSRPLGWTVSISPPVIEMLADPLIQERYIEHIEDTLRLINQELERDLDQKERDALMFYQDRYHDLLNTFLHWEKDLNRAFRHYKEQGYLDLITCTATHGFSPHMLSEQAARSEIQTGLNCFERHYGFRPSGLWMPECAYTPGLDRILYEEGIRYTFVDEHSILNADPSPAHGIGAPVYSPHGVALFPRDQIISGKIWSSVIGYPGHPDYREFYRDLAYDREWDQIAEFMHPEGLRYDTGLKLHRVTGETDQKDYYVRDWAWQRTSEHAADFAQALGEHLDTYQAQDFPPFLVTAPFDAELFGHWWFEGPDFLGKAMERLEDQEIESISPATFLERHFQDIDTVHVAMGTWGRKGYAEVWINERNDWMIRHLHQLEKRLAGVVARNRHQDALTVKAKRQLIREYLLAVSSDWPFILDGQTTAQYAANRFREHVLRFEETERRLDAEELTMEWLDDRYREYPFLQDTDIEPDVFLTAHDYYVAVKREKSWNTDAILLFVRQYDTSERPAENLAKRLAAAGENVYVVTEHAEAYRLQDGVHVYGVQVSGLPLVQTYNQLAALNLAFLRQAQALSKIVDFQVVHNFNMDTASAAQAFSKVKNIPLVSNVYDLESERSPDRSGGLVVAIKRLEGDALRHSSVVYLEREESRHGVEQEYHVEKKPLRFEENLEKPYQHVTNPKKNG comes from the coding sequence ATGCGAAAAGGATATTTTTCACTCGTCTTACATGCACACTTACCATATATCCGTCACGAAGAGGCACATCGTCTAGAAGAACGATGGATGTACGAAGCGATATCAGAAACTTATATCCCGTTGCTCTGGGAAGTCGATCGTTTGTCACGTCCGCTCGGATGGACAGTCAGTATTTCACCACCTGTCATCGAGATGTTGGCAGACCCATTGATTCAAGAGCGTTATATTGAGCATATCGAGGATACATTGCGATTGATCAATCAAGAACTAGAGCGAGACCTCGATCAAAAAGAAAGAGATGCTCTTATGTTCTATCAAGATCGGTATCATGATCTATTAAATACGTTCCTTCACTGGGAAAAGGACTTGAATCGTGCCTTCCGTCATTACAAAGAACAAGGTTACCTTGACTTGATTACCTGTACAGCGACACACGGTTTCAGTCCACACATGTTATCTGAACAAGCGGCACGATCTGAAATTCAGACAGGGTTGAATTGTTTCGAACGCCATTACGGATTCCGTCCATCTGGTCTTTGGATGCCAGAGTGTGCGTATACGCCTGGCCTTGATCGTATTTTGTATGAGGAAGGTATTCGTTACACGTTTGTTGACGAACATTCGATTTTAAACGCGGATCCGTCACCAGCACACGGAATCGGAGCTCCCGTCTATTCTCCGCACGGCGTAGCACTTTTCCCTCGCGATCAAATCATCTCAGGAAAGATTTGGAGTTCCGTCATCGGATACCCAGGTCACCCGGATTACCGTGAATTTTATCGGGACCTTGCATATGATCGTGAATGGGATCAAATCGCCGAATTCATGCATCCGGAAGGATTACGATACGATACCGGGTTGAAGTTGCATCGTGTAACCGGTGAAACGGATCAAAAAGACTACTACGTTCGAGATTGGGCGTGGCAACGGACGAGTGAGCACGCAGCAGATTTCGCACAAGCACTCGGCGAACATTTAGATACGTATCAAGCACAAGATTTTCCACCGTTTCTTGTAACAGCACCATTCGATGCGGAACTGTTTGGTCACTGGTGGTTTGAAGGACCTGACTTCCTCGGTAAAGCGATGGAGCGTTTAGAAGATCAAGAAATTGAATCGATCTCACCTGCTACTTTCCTTGAACGTCACTTCCAAGATATCGATACTGTTCATGTTGCAATGGGAACATGGGGACGTAAAGGATATGCGGAAGTCTGGATTAATGAACGAAATGACTGGATGATTCGTCATCTTCATCAACTTGAAAAAAGATTGGCGGGCGTCGTGGCGCGAAATCGTCATCAAGATGCATTGACTGTCAAAGCAAAGCGTCAACTCATTCGAGAATATTTGCTTGCAGTCTCAAGCGACTGGCCGTTCATTTTAGACGGTCAGACGACGGCACAATATGCGGCAAATCGTTTCCGAGAACATGTTCTTCGTTTCGAAGAGACAGAGCGACGTCTCGATGCGGAAGAGCTGACGATGGAGTGGCTTGACGATCGCTATCGAGAATATCCATTCCTTCAAGATACAGATATCGAACCGGATGTCTTCTTGACGGCGCATGATTACTATGTAGCGGTCAAACGCGAAAAATCTTGGAATACAGACGCCATCTTATTGTTTGTGCGACAGTATGACACGTCAGAACGACCAGCTGAAAATCTCGCTAAACGACTCGCAGCTGCTGGAGAAAATGTCTACGTCGTTACAGAACACGCAGAGGCGTACCGCCTACAAGATGGTGTGCATGTTTACGGAGTTCAAGTAAGTGGATTACCACTCGTTCAGACGTACAATCAACTTGCGGCATTAAATCTAGCATTTTTACGTCAGGCTCAAGCATTAAGTAAAATCGTTGATTTCCAAGTCGTTCATAACTTCAATATGGATACTGCGTCAGCCGCGCAAGCTTTTTCGAAAGTAAAAAACATCCCTCTCGTCAGTAATGTCTATGATTTAGAGAGTGAGCGCTCACCAGATCGTTCGGGTGGTCTTGTCGTCGCCATTAAACGTCTTGAGGGAGATGCTTTACGTCATTCTTCCGTTGTTTATTTAGAACGAGAAGAGTCACGCCACGGGGTGGAACAAGAGTATCATGTCGAAAAGAAACCCCTTCGTTTTGAAGAGAACCTTGAAAAACCATATCAACACGTGACGAATCCGAAAAAGAACGGATGA
- the rpmG gene encoding 50S ribosomal protein L33 gives MRVKITLACTETGDRTYITKKNKRNNPERLELKKYNPRLRKHTLHREVK, from the coding sequence ATGCGCGTTAAAATCACATTAGCTTGCACTGAAACTGGTGACCGTACTTATATCACTAAAAAGAACAAGCGTAACAACCCAGAGCGTCTTGAGTTGAAGAAATACAACCCACGTCTCCGTAAGCACACACTTCACCGTGAAGTGAAATAA
- a CDS encoding 5-formyltetrahydrofolate cyclo-ligase has translation MNKKEIRRLIKERLDQIEDRAEKERSIHEHVLLLPEWQQATCVAITLAFRNECDTRMLIEQAWQEDKIVLIPKVVGDEMVFYEYRPEDQLQQNQMGIAEPTDSARRASLDQAEFCLVPGRAYRRDGYRLGWGGGYYDRALVTYTGCKVSMAFSEQLLPDFEVEAFDIPVNLIVTDQEVIRC, from the coding sequence ATGAATAAAAAAGAAATACGCCGTCTGATCAAAGAACGGCTCGATCAGATCGAGGATCGCGCGGAGAAGGAGCGATCTATCCACGAACATGTCTTATTGTTACCTGAATGGCAACAAGCGACGTGTGTGGCAATCACGTTAGCTTTTCGAAATGAATGTGATACGAGAATGTTGATTGAACAAGCATGGCAAGAGGACAAGATCGTCTTGATTCCGAAAGTAGTTGGAGATGAGATGGTCTTTTATGAATATAGACCAGAAGATCAATTACAACAAAATCAGATGGGGATTGCTGAACCGACTGACTCGGCACGTCGTGCTTCACTTGATCAAGCAGAATTTTGCCTTGTTCCGGGACGTGCCTATCGCCGGGATGGTTATCGATTAGGATGGGGCGGTGGCTATTACGATCGAGCACTCGTGACCTATACAGGGTGTAAAGTGTCAATGGCCTTCTCAGAACAGCTCCTTCCTGATTTTGAAGTGGAAGCTTTCGATATCCCAGTCAACCTCATCGTCACTGACCAAGAGGTCATTCGATGTTAA
- a CDS encoding DUF92 domain-containing protein, producing MLSVTILFCLALALVGRYFRLLTTSGAVMTMVVGTGVSFGFGWKGLVVLLLFFGSSSLLSKVGQSKKRSVDSIVEKDGARDGWQVLANGGVAFVAALAYAITMDTAYQLLFLFVIAASNSDTWASEIGPLSRRDPWSLKTFRRVPAGTSGAMSLIGTIGTIAGGAFIALAAQWIFSLTVTHVLLVIGIGILGSLLDTMFGAVWQRVYRCPVCGERTEKREHHGQPTTYVSGIRFLGNDAVNVMTSGLASGIGFIIVRFW from the coding sequence ATGTTAAGCGTCACGATCTTATTTTGCCTCGCCCTTGCCTTGGTCGGACGATATTTTCGTTTATTGACGACAAGTGGTGCCGTCATGACGATGGTCGTCGGAACTGGTGTCTCATTTGGATTCGGTTGGAAGGGACTAGTGGTACTCTTGCTCTTTTTTGGGAGCTCGAGTCTTTTATCGAAGGTCGGACAATCTAAAAAACGATCCGTCGACTCAATCGTTGAAAAAGACGGTGCGCGTGACGGATGGCAAGTACTTGCGAATGGTGGGGTAGCCTTCGTCGCTGCACTAGCGTATGCGATAACGATGGACACGGCGTATCAGTTATTATTTTTATTCGTCATCGCGGCATCTAATTCCGATACGTGGGCTTCTGAAATTGGTCCACTTTCTAGGCGCGATCCATGGTCTTTAAAAACATTTCGACGGGTACCAGCGGGAACGAGTGGAGCGATGTCACTTATCGGAACGATCGGTACAATTGCTGGAGGTGCTTTCATCGCATTAGCGGCGCAGTGGATATTTTCTCTTACTGTGACACATGTCTTACTTGTGATCGGCATCGGTATACTAGGAAGTCTACTCGATACGATGTTTGGCGCCGTGTGGCAACGTGTTTATCGATGTCCGGTTTGTGGAGAACGCACCGAAAAAAGAGAGCATCATGGACAACCGACAACGTACGTCTCAGGTATTCGATTTCTTGGAAATGATGCCGTGAACGTCATGACGAGCGGTCTTGCAAGTGGAATCGGGTTTATCATCGTCCGATTCTGGTAA
- a CDS encoding L-lactate dehydrogenase produces MELHAKVTRVALIGAGAVGSSFAYQMSTAGLCEELVIIDVNKAKAEGEAMDLNHGTPFSSSPMRIWAGDYTDCREAEVVVITAGAPQKPGETRLDLVAKNALIMKEMIRQIMDSGFDGIIVVASNPVDIMAHLAWKYSGLPKSRVFGSGTVLDTARLRQMLGEYFHIDSRNAHAYILGEHGDTEFAAWSNSRIYGKTIDELLAEDDRYSQADLDQIYINVRDAAYHIIERKGATYYAIGLGLVRIVRAILGNENCLLTVGAHVDGQYGISGIHIGVPAIINRQGVREIIEVSLTEEELKKFHHSAEVLRQTLEPVLQG; encoded by the coding sequence ATGGAATTACATGCGAAAGTGACACGGGTAGCACTTATTGGAGCCGGAGCAGTCGGTTCAAGCTTTGCCTATCAGATGTCAACAGCCGGACTTTGTGAGGAACTGGTCATCATTGATGTCAACAAAGCAAAGGCTGAAGGGGAAGCGATGGACTTGAACCATGGAACACCGTTTAGCTCTTCACCAATGCGCATCTGGGCTGGTGATTATACGGATTGCCGTGAAGCTGAGGTCGTCGTCATCACGGCGGGTGCTCCTCAAAAACCAGGCGAGACAAGACTCGATCTTGTCGCAAAGAATGCGTTGATCATGAAAGAAATGATTCGTCAAATCATGGATTCCGGGTTTGACGGGATCATCGTCGTGGCTTCCAATCCGGTTGATATCATGGCTCATCTAGCTTGGAAATATTCTGGTCTTCCAAAATCTCGCGTATTTGGATCAGGAACGGTGCTTGATACAGCACGTCTGCGCCAAATGCTAGGAGAATACTTTCACATTGACTCTCGCAATGCCCACGCCTACATTCTTGGCGAACATGGTGATACGGAATTTGCAGCCTGGAGCAATAGCCGAATCTATGGAAAGACGATTGACGAACTGCTTGCTGAAGACGATCGTTATTCTCAAGCAGATCTCGATCAAATCTACATCAACGTCCGAGATGCTGCGTATCATATCATCGAGCGTAAAGGGGCCACTTATTATGCGATTGGACTTGGACTCGTTCGCATCGTTCGAGCTATCCTTGGGAATGAAAACTGCTTGTTGACGGTCGGAGCGCATGTCGACGGACAATACGGAATCTCCGGCATTCACATTGGAGTACCGGCAATCATCAATCGTCAAGGTGTTCGTGAAATCATTGAAGTCTCATTGACGGAAGAAGAATTAAAAAAATTCCATCATTCTGCTGAGGTATTGCGTCAGACACTTGAACCCGTTTTGCAAGGATAA
- a CDS encoding GNAT family N-acetyltransferase, with translation MYTFRKLTKEDAEQYWNLRLEGLKNHPDAFGHSFDDEQQTPLREVQEGLEGEPDSDEVWLGMFDGDTLFGFGQVKPYELSRESHKAMISGVYVSPEYRGGTGRALMEALIDEAKKLPDVEQVILAVLSGNEAAQSLYESLGFEVYAEDPDSVKLEDGTYRDDIWMKKYV, from the coding sequence ATGTATACTTTTCGAAAATTAACTAAAGAGGATGCAGAACAATACTGGAATCTACGCCTTGAGGGATTAAAGAATCATCCAGATGCATTTGGTCATTCGTTTGATGATGAACAGCAAACCCCGCTCCGCGAAGTACAAGAAGGGCTTGAAGGAGAACCCGACTCCGATGAGGTTTGGCTGGGTATGTTCGATGGGGATACGTTGTTTGGGTTTGGTCAGGTCAAACCGTATGAACTATCACGTGAATCGCACAAAGCGATGATTTCCGGAGTATATGTATCGCCTGAATATCGTGGTGGTACAGGGCGTGCTCTAATGGAAGCATTAATCGACGAGGCGAAGAAGTTACCTGACGTTGAGCAAGTCATTCTTGCCGTATTATCAGGAAATGAAGCAGCGCAAAGCCTTTATGAATCGCTTGGCTTTGAGGTATATGCTGAAGATCCAGACTCTGTAAAATTAGAAGACGGCACATACCGCGATGATATTTGGATGAAAAAATACGTCTAA
- a CDS encoding M42 family metallopeptidase, producing the protein MKEVIRTIEELVSIPSPTGSTKEAITYVEKRLIGEGITYRKLEKGAILATLPGASTRTRLLTAHVDTLGAMVKEILPTGRLSLSQLGGYAWTAIEGENCLIHKMDGQTISGTIVFHHSSVHTSRETNKTERSADNIEVRLDIRSTTAEETRVAGIEVGDIVTFDPRFLYTETGFVKSRHLDDKASVALLLELIKEWKNIELPHTVQLLISNYEEVGFGGNAGFTEEVAEYIAVDMGALGDGQHSDEFTVSICAKDGSGPYDLALRHQLTRLAQRNSIPYKVDIYPFYSSDASAAVRAGHDVRHGLFGPGIESSHSYERTHETSLQATYDLLHAYVKEPMVDEDTV; encoded by the coding sequence ATGAAAGAAGTCATACGTACGATTGAAGAGCTGGTCTCGATTCCAAGTCCGACAGGTTCGACGAAAGAAGCGATTACATATGTAGAAAAGCGGTTGATCGGAGAAGGGATCACGTATCGAAAACTCGAGAAAGGGGCCATCTTAGCGACTTTGCCTGGCGCTTCAACTCGCACTCGGTTACTGACGGCACATGTCGATACACTTGGGGCAATGGTAAAGGAAATTTTGCCTACTGGGCGACTCAGTTTATCACAATTAGGTGGATATGCTTGGACAGCGATCGAAGGTGAGAACTGTCTCATTCATAAGATGGACGGTCAGACGATTTCTGGTACGATTGTCTTCCATCATTCAAGTGTGCATACATCGCGCGAGACGAATAAAACGGAACGATCTGCTGATAATATTGAAGTACGACTTGATATTCGTTCGACGACAGCAGAAGAGACACGTGTTGCGGGGATTGAAGTCGGAGATATCGTAACGTTTGATCCGCGTTTCCTATATACAGAAACAGGATTCGTAAAGTCTCGCCATCTTGATGATAAAGCATCAGTTGCTTTGTTGCTCGAATTGATCAAAGAATGGAAAAACATCGAACTACCTCATACGGTACAGCTTCTGATTTCAAATTACGAAGAGGTTGGCTTCGGTGGAAATGCTGGATTCACGGAAGAAGTCGCAGAATACATCGCGGTCGACATGGGTGCGTTAGGCGATGGTCAGCATTCCGACGAATTCACGGTCTCGATTTGTGCAAAAGATGGTTCTGGTCCATATGACTTGGCGTTACGTCACCAGTTAACGCGTTTAGCGCAACGCAATAGTATTCCTTATAAAGTTGATATCTATCCGTTCTATAGCTCGGACGCCTCGGCAGCAGTGCGTGCGGGACATGACGTTCGACATGGACTGTTTGGTCCAGGGATTGAATCGAGCCATTCTTACGAGCGAACACATGAGACGTCGTTACAAGCGACCTATGATTTGCTACATGCGTATGTAAAGGAGCCGATGGTTGATGAAGACACTGTATGA
- a CDS encoding YqgQ family protein, producing MKTLYDVQQLLKTYGTFIYLGDRASDIAMMMLELDELQEAGVLEQRQYDSAKLILRHELKRSQNNDI from the coding sequence ATGAAGACACTGTATGACGTTCAACAGTTACTCAAGACGTACGGGACATTCATCTATCTTGGGGACCGGGCATCCGATATCGCAATGATGATGCTTGAACTCGATGAATTGCAAGAAGCAGGCGTTTTGGAGCAACGTCAGTATGATTCAGCAAAACTCATCTTACGTCATGAATTAAAACGTTCACAAAACAACGATATTTAA
- a CDS encoding ROK family glucokinase, with protein sequence MKWLLGIDIGGTTVKMAILDLQGIIVEKWEIETVILNDGVQIPGDIAKSFFEKCQESNKRPEDFVGAGIGAPGFIDFNTGVVEKAVNIGWNNFELVGEFERLTGLPAVLENDANAAAIGEMWKGAGSGATELLAVTLGTGVGGGLITNGQIVHGTVGMAGEIGHITMLPEGGVMCGCGRKGCLETIASATGIARLGLEKRKGQETLLNDIKAVTAKDVFEAYEKRDRIATEVVEEVTFHLGLAISNLANSINPEIIVIGGGVSKAGETLLAPLRQQFERFALPRVFGSTTFKIAELGNDAGVIGCAWLAKQMFLTK encoded by the coding sequence ATGAAATGGTTACTCGGTATTGATATCGGTGGAACGACAGTCAAGATGGCAATTTTGGATTTGCAGGGTATCATCGTCGAAAAATGGGAGATTGAAACAGTCATTTTGAATGACGGTGTACAGATTCCAGGGGATATCGCCAAATCATTCTTTGAGAAGTGTCAAGAAAGCAATAAACGTCCAGAAGATTTCGTCGGAGCGGGCATTGGCGCGCCAGGGTTTATTGATTTCAATACAGGTGTCGTCGAAAAAGCAGTTAATATCGGATGGAATAACTTCGAACTCGTCGGTGAATTCGAGCGCCTGACAGGTTTGCCAGCAGTGCTTGAGAATGATGCGAACGCTGCGGCAATCGGTGAGATGTGGAAAGGTGCCGGTAGTGGCGCAACAGAATTGCTGGCGGTCACACTTGGTACGGGTGTCGGTGGTGGTCTAATCACGAACGGACAAATCGTACACGGAACAGTCGGAATGGCTGGAGAAATCGGTCATATTACGATGTTGCCTGAAGGTGGCGTCATGTGTGGCTGCGGACGGAAAGGATGCCTTGAGACGATTGCGTCCGCAACAGGGATCGCTCGTCTTGGTCTTGAGAAGCGTAAAGGGCAAGAGACTTTACTTAACGACATCAAGGCAGTGACAGCAAAAGATGTATTCGAAGCGTATGAGAAAAGAGACCGGATTGCAACGGAAGTCGTGGAAGAGGTGACATTTCACCTCGGACTTGCCATTTCTAACCTAGCAAATAGTATTAATCCGGAAATCATCGTCATTGGTGGTGGTGTTTCGAAAGCGGGAGAGACGTTACTTGCTCCACTACGTCAACAATTCGAACGCTTTGCTTTACCACGGGTCTTCGGGTCGACGACGTTTAAAATTGCTGAACTTGGTAACGATGCAGGAGTCATCGGATGCGCATGGCTTGCTAAACAAATGTTCCTCACAAAATGA